Proteins from one Xiphophorus hellerii strain 12219 chromosome 8, Xiphophorus_hellerii-4.1, whole genome shotgun sequence genomic window:
- the LOC116724917 gene encoding sodium/glucose cotransporter 1-like, with protein MPWICNSTPQGLEPPLFASNIGSVHFVGLARTAAASGIAIAGFEWNALILVVILGWVFVPICIKAGVITMPEYLKKRFGGKSIRIYHSVLSLLYVFTQISADIFSGAIFIQQALGLNIYVVVIALLAITVCHRWTGCSDTLQTVIMLTGSFILMGFAFAEVGGYERFQDLYWTAIPSVTGNISAECYQPRSDAFHLFRDPVTGDLPWPGMVFGLTIQATWFWCTDQVAKKHDHLL; from the exons atgccATGGATCTGCAACTCCACTCCTCAAGG ATTGGAACCTCCCCTCTTTGCCAGCAACATCGGCAGCGTCCACTTTGTAGGCCTTGCCAGAACCGCAGCAGCTTCTGGGATAGCTATTGCTGGATTTGAATGGAAT gcACTTATTCTTGTTGTAATTCTGGGATGGGTCTTTGTACCAATCTGCATCAAGGCAGGT GTGATTACCATGCCTGAATACCTGAAGAAGAGGTTCGGAGGAAAGAGCATTCGCATCTATCATTCTGTGCTCTCCCTCTTGTATGTCTTCACTCAGATCTCT gcCGATATTTTCTCTGGTGCCATTTTCATCCAGCAGGCTCTTGGGCTGAATATCTATGTTGTCGTTATTGCTCTACTGGCGATAACTGTCTGTCACAG GTGGACTGGCTGCAGTGACACTTTACAGACCGTCATAATGCTCACTGGATCCTTTATTCTCATGGGTTTTG CTTTCGCTGAAGTGGGGGGCTATGAAAGGTTCCAGGACCTCTACTGGACTGCAATCCCCTCAGTCACTGGAAACATCAGCGCAGAGTGCTATCAGCCTCGGTCAGACGCCTTCCATCTTTTCAGAGATCCAGTAACAGGAGACCTGCCTTGGCCTGGCATGGTGTTTGGACTCACCATCCAGGCCACCTGGTTCTGGTGCACTGATCAGGTTGCCAAGAAACATGATCATCTGCTTTGA
- the LOC116724388 gene encoding sodium/glucose cotransporter 1-like has translation MSWDYFGFSRIIRNTENQSPASALNNAADISVIVAYFVVVLAVGVWAMVRTNRSTVGGFFLAGRSMVWWPIGASLFASNIGSVHFVGIAGTAAAAGIAICGFEWNALVLMVILGWLFVPIYIKAGVVTMPEYLKKRFGGQRIRIYLSVLSLLLYAFTKISADMFSGAIFIQLALGLNIYVAVIALLAITALYTVTGGLAAVMYTDTLQTIIMLIGSFILMGFAFNEVGGYENMMDRYMTSVPLITGNISAECYQPREDAFHLFRDPINGDLPWPALIFGLTVQTIWYWCTDQVIVQRCLSAKNLSHVKAGCILCGYLKLLPMFLMVFPGMISRILYPDVVACVDPEECQKYCGSSVACTNIAYPKLVMDLMPNGLRGLMLAVMLASLMSSLTSIFNSASTLFTMDIYTKVRSRAKERELMIAGRVFIVFLIGVSIAWIPVVQSAQSGQLFDYIQSIISYLAPPISAVFLLAIFCKRVNEAGAFYGLIVGLIVGLTRMITEFAYGTGNCVSPSDCPAIICGVHYLYFGLILFTITCIVIVGVSLITKPIDDKHLHRLCWSLRDSTEERVDLEQDDWVNDEEDEKKMEEPEEESGFCKKAVMCFCGLEKTKAPKMTEEEKAEMKRKLTDTTEEPLWRNVVNANAIILLAVAVFFHGYFG, from the exons ATGTCTTGGGATTATTTTGGATTTTCCCGCATCATAAGAAACACGGAAAATCAATCACCTGCATCGGCTCTCAATAATGCAGCAGACATCTCCGTTATTGTTGCTTACTTTGTGGTTGTCCTGGCTGTGGGAGTATGG GCTATGGTGCGTACCAATCGATCCACTGTGGGTGGCTTCTTCCTTGCAGGGAGGAGTATGGTGTGGTGGCCG ATCGGGGCCTCACTCTTTGCAAGCAACATTGGCAGCGTCCACTTTGTAGGGATTGCTGGTACTGCCGCTGCCGCTGGCATTGCCATTTGTGGATTTGAATGGAAC GCTCTTGTTCTTATGGTCATTCTAGGATGGCTGTTTGTACCAATCTACATCAAAGCAGGG GTGGTCACCATGCCCGAGTATCTGAAGAAGAGGTTTGGAGGACAGCGTATTCGTATTTATCTCTCCGTGCTCTCCCTCTTGCTGTACGCTTTCACTAAGATCTCT GCCGACATGTTCTCTGGTGCCATTTTCATCCAGCTGGCTCTTGGACTGAACATCTATGTTGCTGTTATCGCTCTACTGGCAATTACTGCGCTATACACCGTCACAG GTGGACTGGCTGCAGTGATGTACACAGACACCTTACAGACCATCATCATGCTTATTGGATCCTTCATTCTCATGGGTTTTG CTTTCAACGAAGTGGGAGGCTATGAAAATATGATGGACAGGTACATGACTTCAGTTCCCTTAATCACCGGTAACATCAGCGCAGAGTGCTACCAGCCTCGGGAAGACGCCTTCCACCTTTTCAGGGATCCAATAAATGGAGACCTGCCCTGGCCTGCCCTGATATTTGGACTCACCGTTCAGACAATCTGGTACTGGTGCACTGATCAG GTGATTGTCCAGCGTTGCCTCTCAGCCAAGAATCTCTCTCATGTTAAAGCAGGTTGCATTTTGTGTGGTTACCTGAAGCTGTTGCCCATGTTTCTCATGGTCTTTCCTGGGATGATAAGCAGGATCCTCTATCCAG ATGTGGTGGCATGTGTGGACCCAGAAGAATGTCAGAAATACTGTGGCTCTAGCGTGGCATGCACAAACATTGCTTATCCCAAATTGGTCATGGATCTTATGCCAAACG GTCTGAGGGGTTTGATGCTGGCTGTGATGTTGGCCTCTTTGATGAGCTCCCTCACTTCAATATTTAACAGTGCTAGTACTCTCTTCACCATGGACATTTACACTAAGGTCCGTTCTCGTGCCAAAGAGAGGGAACTGATGATTGCTGGCAG GGTGTTTATTGTGTTCCTCATTGGTGTGAGCATAGCTTGGATCCCAGTGGTGCAGTCAGCCCAGAGTGGTCAGCTCTTTGACTACATCCAATCAATCATCAGCTATCTAGCTCCACCTATTTCTGCTGTCTTCCTTCTCGCCATCTTTTGCAAGAGGGTCAATGAAGCT GGTGCCTTTTATGGACTCATCGTTGGTCTGATTGTAGGTCTGACCAGGATGATCACTGAGTTTGCCTATGGGACAGGGAACTGTGTTAGCCCTAGTGATTGTCCTGCTATCATATGCGGAGTGCACTACCTGTACTTTGGGCTCATCCTGTTTACTATCACCTGCATCGTTATAGTTGGAGTTTCTCTCATAACCAAACCCATCGACGATAAGCAT ttgcatAGACTGTGTTGGAGTCTGAGGGACAGCACTGAGGAGAGAGTCGACCTCGAACAGGATGACTGGGTTAACGATGAGgaggatgaaaagaaaatggaag AACCTGAGGAGGAATCAGGATTCTGCAAGAAAGCAGTAATGTGCTTCTGTGGATTGGAGAAGACAAAAGCACCAAAAATGACTGAAGAGGAGAAGGCAGAGATGAAGAGGAAGCTCACAGATACAACAGAAGAACCTCTCTGGAGGAACGTTGTTAATGCAAACGCCATCATTCTCCTGGCTGTGGCTGTGTTCTTTCATGGATACTTTGGTTAG